The Arachidicoccus terrestris genome includes the window CTTGATCCCGGTCTGCTTTTTAAAGGCAGCAGAGAAATGAGAAATCGTAGAATACCCCAAAAATGCTTAATTATTATTATGGTACAGTTGGTAATTTAATGGGAGTAGCTGCTATTAGGGGATTTAGTAACGCGCTCAAAGTAACTGCGTTGCAAATTGGAGCAAGCACAGCTACAAATTATTTAGCTGATAAAACGATTAATTATGGAAAATGATCAAAAAGAAATATTCCGAAAAGGGCTAAGTTTTTTATTTATAACACTTCTGGTTAGTCTCATGGTTAATGGTCTTATTAGGCAATGTAATTTAAACGCCGACCATGTATTAGAAAATGCTAAAATTTATAAGGCTGGGGCAGAGGGAGGTAAAAATTCGGGCTTCTGGATAGACTATACATTTCAGACAAAAGGAGAAAATTTTGAAGGTTCCTCGTTATATGGCATAAATAAATTGAATGTGCCAATGGTTCGCAAATATTTTATTGGGAAAACCTTCCCAGTTGCGTATTATCCTTCTGATCCTTCAAATTCGCATCTACTAATTTTGCCAGAAGACTTTGACAAATTTGGATATGAATTCCCAGATTCACTTAATTGGGTTAAAGATTTAATTGAAAAGGAGTCAGGGGACAGAAAATAATAATTTGGTCTTACAGATACCGCATAGATTAAATTTATCCTTAATATCCCGTTAATGACTACTTACGGCCTCAGCAACAATTCACATGGCTTGATCCCGGTCTGCTTCTTAAAGGCTGCAGAGAAATGAGAAATCGTAGAATAGCCCAAAATAGCTGCCACATCAGTTACACTCAATCCTTTTTGATAGAGCAGGTACTTGGCATGATCCATTCTTTGTTGCTGATAAAAGTCAAATATAGTCGTTCCAAAGACTTCTTTAAACCCTTTTTTCAGATAGCATTCATTTATAGCCACTCTTTTACTGAGTTCTTTGATGGTAATAGGAGAGTCCAGGTTTTCCAGTAAGATATCTTTGGCCTGCTGGATTTTATCCAAACCGGCGTCATCGGCTAAGAAGCGGCAGGTAAATACTTCCCGGTTCTTCTCCTCGATCAGGCAATCCATACTGTACAGCAGGATTTCGTGGATCTTGGAGTTGATAAAGATGTTCTCCATGGTACCGGTGTAATTTCTTTCCAGTAGTGCAGAAAGCGTCGTGCGTTGTTTTGGACATACTGGAAAAAGCTTAACGAAAGATGTAGAATAGGTAAAAGAGAGGACATGCTCTTTTTTACTTTTATCTTTCCCTGTGCCGGCAAACTGGCTCAGATAATTAGGCGTAAACTGAAAATTAAACAGACTAAGTGTGTCCAAGGCATTGACACAGGATTCCGCATTCTTGGAACTGCAGACCCTGCATTCTGTATCACTGCAGTAACGATTGCCTGTAAGACAAAACCGCAGGTCCAGTGTAGGCTCACCGCCATCCTCTGCTGTATTATAGCGGAGCATGCCACTATCTTGTCTGTTCCAGTCGTCATCCAGCGCAAACGCAGTAATACTTGACGCGGTAGACCCCGGTACCGCATATTCCTTGCGGTAAACGATCTCCATTCCCGACCTCAAACATTCATTCTCTGTCATTCTTACTAAATCCATGGACATGTAACCTTTATGATTCAATCCGACCAGATAACAAATAGCTATGAGATCAGATGCCGTTAATGTTTCTTACTTCTACCAAGTGCCCATTCATAGTTTATGTCAGAGGTCTCGAGCGGATCTGAACGATTCCGATTTAACTGAGTCTCTTTCAGTCACCTAGTAAAAAGCCTGGTTATGGAAACCAGGCCTCAAAGGTCGCTTATTTTTTGTCACTAAATTGTCATATATAGACGGCGGTTGCTTCCTGATGGGAAATCGCCTTCCCGCAGCTTTTCGGCCCGGCTATTTATCCTTTCTGCGAACCACCTGAGCGACCATGTCTGCTTCTGTAGCGACCTTGCCGTTAGCATATACGGTACCATGCATGTCGCACAGGCCACGGCGGATCGGGCTGTTCAACTCCATTTTAAGCAGCAGGGTATCGCCGGGGCGTACCATCTGCTTAAATTTACAATTGTCTATTTTCAGGAAATACGTATCGTATTCCCCCTCACCCATCATATTGATGCATAGGATGCCGCCGGTCTGCGCCAGGGCCTCAATCTGCAATACGCCCGGCATGATCGGATTTCCGGGAAAATGTCCCTGGAAGAACTGTTCATTAAAAGTGACATTTTTGACACCTACAATTGAGGTATCGGTCAGGTCAATGATCTTATCTACCAGTAAGAACGGATAACGATGGGGCAGCGTCTTTTCTATATGCTCCAATGTATAAATAGGAGGCTGGGTATAATCGTAGGTCGGCACATCCTTTATGTGCTTATTACGTTTGATATGCGCCTTAATGGTTTTCGCAAATGCCACATTAGAGCTGTGCCCCGGCCTATGCGCCAGTATTCTTGCTTTGATGGGATAACCGATCAGAGCTAAATCTCCTACAACATCCAATAATTTGTGGCGGGCCGGTTCGTTAGGAAACCGAAGTTCCAGATTATTCAGATAGCCGCCGCTCTGAACCTCTACTTTATCTCTTTTGAATACTTTGGCCAGATGGTCCATTTCTCCTTCTGTGATCGGTTTGTCCACAATAATGATTGCATTATTGATGTCTCCGCCCTTGATCAGGTTATGTTCCAGCAGCATTTCCAGTTCATGCAGGAAAGAAAAGGTTCTGCAAGGAGCGATCTCCGTCTTAAAATTGCGGATGTTTTTCAACTGGGCATACTGTGTCCCGAGTACGGGGCTATTAAAATCGATGAGTGCCGTAACGCTAAAGCCATTGGCTGCCGGCATGGCGACCATCTCTACCTGCTTCTCTTCATCATAATGGAAAATATTCTCGTCAATCTGATACCAGATCTTGGCCGCTTCCTGCTCCTGGATACCTGCAGATTCAATGATCTCAATAAAAGGCTGGGCACTGCCATCCATAATCGGGATCTCCGGACCATTCAACTCAATTAAAACATTATCAACGCTCATGCCCACCAGAGCTGCGAGAATATGTTCTACTGTTGACACTTTGGCATCTCCTACCTGCAGGGTCGTTCCGCGACTGGTGTCGGTTACCAGGTCACAATCGGCCTTGATAATCGGCTGACCCGGCAGATCGATACGCTGAAACTGGATCCCGAAACCGGGACTGGCCGGACAGAGTTTCATATCCACTATGGCACCGGTATGCAAACCTGTACCACTGATACTGACTGGATTACCTAAAGTGTGTTGCTTATTCTGGTTAAACTTCTGCGTCATATTTTAATTTGTCATTAAAGTTGTGTCTGAAACGGGGCCGAACTTTCCATCATGAAGGCTTGGTCCGGCACCGGGCAAAATTACGATTTCATGGGTTAAAGGGAAAACTTTTAGTCCTTTTTGCGTTCGCTGAGGGCTTTTTCCAGCTCGGCGATGCGTTTTTCCAGCTCGGGTAAGCGTCTGAATATCGCACTGCTTTTCAAGTGGTCGCGCATGGCAAAGGCGGGTGATCCGCCTACCATTTGGCCGGGAATATCGCTTACCTTGGAAATCCCGCTCTGGGCCGTGGCGATAAAACGCTCAGGGGTCTCCAGGTGACCGGCAATACCTACTTGTCCGGCGATCATATTATACTTGCCGATATGTGTGCTGCCGCTGATACCCGCCTGGGCCGCAATGCCCGTATGCTCGCCCACTTCCACATTATGCGCTAACTGCACCAGATTGTCGATCTTCGTTCCTTTTCTGATGATCGTGGCGGTTAATGTGGCCCTGTCAATACAGGTATTCGCGCCGATCTCCACATCGTCTTCAATAATGACATTGCCAATCTGCGGAATTTTTTTATAAATGCCCTGCTTATCCGGTACAAACCCAAATCCGTCGGCGCCGATGACGGCGCCCGCATGAATAATGACATTACTGCCGATCATACAGTCGTGATAGATCTTCACACCGGCATAGATGATTGTATTCTCACCTATGGTAACATTCTCTCCCAGATAACAACCGGGATAGATCTTGGTGTTCTTGCCGATTGAGCTTCTGTTATTCACGTATGTAAAGGCTCCGATATAGATATTCTCTCCCAGACGGGCAGATTCAGAGACAAAGGCCGGCTCCTCTATGCCTTTTAAGCCCTGGACATGCATTTCCTGATAGATCTGCAGTAAGGTCGCAAACGCCGCGTAGGCATCTTCTACCACCAGCAGCGTTGCCTTTATCGGGCTATCAGGTACCATATCTTTACCGATCAGCACAATGGAGGCTTCTGTTTTTAGCAAGGCTTCCGTGTATTTAGGATTGCCCATAAAGGTCAGATCCCCTTTAGTGGCAGCTTCAATATTATTGAAGCTGCTGACGACCGTTTCCGGGTTGCCCTGTATCGTGGCATTTATTAAACCAGCTATTTGTTGCGCTGTAAATTGCATGAACTGTATTTTATGAGCGTAATATATAATTTTTTCTTTCTAAAAACCTCTTAAAAATGAAGCCTTCACTTTTTGGGAAAGCAAATGTAGAACTTTTTAACAGGCATAGAAAGCGCGCCCTGAATGATAGCGTTTTCTACCAATGATATTTCCTGAACACTGCCATCTTTAGCCATCAGCAGGATGTTCTCATCGCCGATCTGGTAGGTCGTATTGACGGCATCACCGGTAAATACAAAGTAGTCCACCTGGTCTTCCGTCAGATGATATTTCTTTCGGGCTTTCTCCTTTTTTTCCAGGATAAATTCAGGGTCAAAAGGGTGGCCTTGCAGCTGGCATTTAAAGAGTTTTCTGTTCAGGATGTTACTGCTTAGGCGGCTGATGACAGGATCTGAATGATGGCTCCATTTTTTGATCGCAGACTGAATATCTCCGTCATCCAGCTGACAGAATTTATCCAGTGAAGCCCGGTCCATTTCCCCGGTAAACTCCAGGAAAAAATAGTCCAGCGGAGAATGCAGTATTATTTGTTCGTCACCGCTGTCATATAGATAACGGGCCCGCTGCAGGATCTTGACCATCATTTTTTCGGCAGCGATAACCGTTTTGTGTAAGTAGACCTGCCAATACATCTGTCTTCTGGCGATCAGAAATTTTTCTACGCTATGAATGCCCTTTTCTTCGACGACCAACTGGTCGTCATGGACAGACAGCATTTTCAGTATCCTGCCGTAACCGATGACCCCCTCACTGACACCGGTGAAAAAGCTGTCCCTGGATAAATAATCCATTCGATCCATATCCAGCTGCCCGCTGATCAGTTGGTGCAGAAAAGGCTTATGATATTTGTCGGTAAAGATGGCAATGGTCAGATCCAGTGCCCCCTTGAACTCCTCATTTAAGGCTTTCATAATCTGTAGACTCAGATCCTCGTGATGGACACCCCTTACCAGCATATGCTCCAGTGCGTGGGAGAAGGGCCCATGACCAATGTCGTGCAATAGTATGGCACACTTTACGGCCAGTTCTTCTTCTGCTGTGATCGCTATTTTCTTGTCCTTCAACTCACTGACAGCAATACACATCAGGTGATAGGCGCCAAGTGCATGGTGCAGACGCGTGTGGACGGCCCCCGGATAGACCAGGCTGGCCATGGCCATCTGTTTGATCCGGCGCAGCCGTTGAAAATAGGGATGTTCGATGATTTTGAAAATCAATGGTTGATTTATCGTAATAAAACCATGTACCGGATCATTGATGATCTTCCTCGTGGGCTTTTTCATCTGGCAAATTTAACGCATATAAAGGTTATATGGGCATTTATCGGCATCCTGCCGGCCTGAACCATGAGGGACCGGTTATTTTGAGAGGATTTACGGTGCTCTTATTGATTTTCCCGCAAATTACCAAAGGAATCGAAGGGATTTTAACATCCAGGATGCAGAGTTCGTTGTGAAAATGATTAAAAATTATTCTATAATTATTTAATAGATAGTTTTATATATATATTATATTAACCAATGCTTACCAAATCAGCCTTGACAATTTAAATCGTAAAATATCCTTAACTTTGCCCACATTTTAAGAGAACCTGTAAGAGAAATCAGGTTTTCTAAGACTAATGGATAATAAGATACCCGGATAATCTCGGATATCTCTTAAGACAAGACTTAGTAGTAGGAGATTAACATATATATGGCAAATAAGTATAAAGAGTTTTCAAAATTGGATTTGCCCGCTGTGGAGCAAGCCATGCTGAAAAACTGGCAGGAAGGTAAAGCATTTGAAAAAAGTATCACACTTAGAGAAGGAGCACCCAGCTTCGTGTTTTATGAGGGGCCTCCCAGTGCCAATGGTATGCCTGGTATTCATCATGTCATCTCCAGAACGATCAAAGACATGGTTTGCCGTTATAAGACCATGAAAGGTTTCCAGGTGCGCCGTAAAGGTGGGTGGGATACCCATGGACTACCTGTAGAATTAGGGGTGGAAAAAGAACTCGGTATTACCAAGGAAGATATCGGTAAAAAGATCACCGTAGAAGAATATAATAAAAAATGCCGCGAGGCCGTACTGCGCTATAAGGATAAATGGGATCAGCTGACCATGCAGATGGGATATTGGGTAGATCTTAAGAATCCTTATATCACCTTTGATAATAAATATATTGAAACCTTATGGTGGCTACTGGAAAAGCTGTATAAAAAAGGCTATCTCTACGAGAGCATCAGTATACAGCCGTATTCGCCGGCTGCAGGCACCGGTCTGAGTTCTCATGAACTCAATCAGCCAGGCACCTATAAGGATGTAAAAGATACATCAGCGACTGTCATTTTCAATATGGTTGAAAATGAACAGTCCAGAGCGCTGTTTGAACAAAGCGGTGGTCGTCCGGTTGGTCTGATGGCCTGGACAACCACGCCCTGGACACTGCCCTCTAATCTGGGACTTACTGTTGGTAAAAATATCGACTATGCCCTGATTGACAGTTTTAATCCGTATACCGCGGCTCCTATCATGGTACTTGTTGCACAGCCGCTTGTGGGTAACTATTTTAAAGCGGAGGCGGAAAATCAAGACTTCGAAACGTATCAATCAGGTGATAAACTGATTCCCTGGCGTCAGGTGGCCAGCTTTAAGGGGAAAGAATTGGAAGGTGTCCGTTATGAACAATTGCTTCCCTTTGAGGCCAATCATACCGAAAACCCTAATGCATTTAAAGTGATGCTGGGTGATTTTGTTACCACAGAGGATGGTACCGGTATTGTTCATACCGCACCTGCTTTTGGTGCGGATGATTATAAGGTGGGGCAAAAGTATGGCATCGGCATACTGATCATGGTGGACCGGGAAGGGAAGTTCATTGATGGCATGGGACATTACAGTGGCCGCTATGTCAAGGATTATAAAGATGCACCCGACTATGTAGACGTGAACGTCGATATCTGCGTAGAATTGAAGCAGGCCGGCAAGGCGTTTAAAGTCGAGAAATATGAACACAATTATCCTCATTGCTGGAGAACGGATAAACCAATTCTTTATTACCCTTTAGATGCCTGGTTTATCAAGACGACAGCACTCAAGGACCGCATGGTGGAACTCAATAAGACGATCAATTGGAAACCTAAGTCCACCGGCGAGGGCCGTTTTGGTAACTGGCTGGAAAATATGGTCGACTGGAACCTCAGCCGCTCCCGTTTCTGGGGAACGCCACTACCCGTTTGGCGGACGGAGGACGGCAAGGAAGAACGTTGCATTGGTTCTATTGATGACCTGCAAGCCGGTATTAAAGAAGCCGCTGACGTATTGGGCGGTGAAGTGAATGTGAGGTTTCTGAATAAAGGTGTATTGGATCTGCATAAACCCTATGTAGATGAGATCATCCTTTTATCGGCTTCCGGCAAACCGATGAAGCGTGTGCCGGATCTGGTTGACGTATGGTTTGACAGTGGCGCCATGCCGTTTGCCCAGTGGCATTTCCCATTTGAGAATAAGGAGGTCTTCGCCGATAACTACCCGGCGGACTTTATCTGCGAAGGCGTGGATCAGACCAGAGGCTGGTTTTATACCCTGCATGCCATCAGCGCCATGCTGAAAGAGGACGTATGGGAAGAACTAAAAAAAGACGGACTGCCCGTTTCTGAAGAAAAATATCCCGGTCTCGCGTACCGGACTGTAGTGTCTAACGGTCTGGTGTTGGATAAATACGGCAACAAAATGTCTAAAAGATTAGGCAATACCGTAGACCCGTTTGAGACCATTGAAAAATACAGTGCAGATGCGACCAGATGGTATCTGATGACGAATGCGTCTCCCTGGGATAATCTTAAATTTGACTTAGCCGGTATTGAGGAAGTTCAAAGAAAATTCTTCGGCACCTTATATAATACTTATCAGTTCTTTGCGCTGTATGCCAATCTGGACGGGTTCTCTTTTAAAGAAGCTCCCATTGCCCTGGAAGAGCGCCCTGAAATCGACCGCTGGATTTTGTCTGTATTACATTCTCTTATTGAGCAGGTAGGCACCCAGATGGACGATTATGAGCCGACGATTGCCTTCAGGGCGATCGACAGTTTTGTTGGAGAGCAGCTCAGCAACTGGTATGTCAGACTCTGCAGAAGGCGTTTCTGGAAAGGCGATTATGAAAAAGATAAGATATCTGCCTATCAGACCTTGTATGAATGCCTGGAGACACTGACCCGGCTTATGGCACCGCTTTCACCGTTTTTCAGCGATGAACTCTTCCGGAACCTGAATGCGGTAACCGGAAGGTTCACGGTTGAGAGTGTACACCACAGCGATTTTCCGGTAGCAGACAGCTCTAAGATTGATCTGGCACTGGAAGAAAGAATGCAGCTGGCACAGGACAGTGCTTCTCTGATCCTTTCCTTACGCAAGAAAGAGAACATCATTGTCCGTCAGCCCTTACAGAAGGTGCTGATTCCGGTACTCGATGACAGGATGCAGCAGCAGTTGTCCAAGGTTGAGGATCTGATCAAATCGGAGACCAATATTAAAGAAGTAGAATACCTGAAAGATGATCAGGGCATCATTCATAAGAAGATCAAGGCAGATTTTAAAGCCCTGGGTAAACGTCTGGGCGCTAAGATGAAGCAGGTCGCAGGACTGATTGCTCAGTTCTCCCAGCAAGATATCGCCCGTCTGGAAAAGGATGGCAGGCTGGATCTGGAAGTGAATGGTGAACGGATACCGATTGAAAAAGATGACGTAGTGATTACGGCGGAAGATGTGCCCGGCTGGAGTGTTGCCGGACGTGGTCCGTTGACGGTAGCCCTGGATATTACCATTACGGAGGATTTAAAACAGGAAGGGATGGCCAGGATATTCGTCAACCGCATTCAGAATATCCGTAAGGAAGAGAAATTTGAATTGACCGACCGTATCCAGGTAGAAGTGCTTGATAATAGTAAAATTAAAGCCGCACTGCAAAGATTTAATGATTATATTTGTTCTGAAATATTGGCAGATAAATTGTCATATGTTTCAGATGTTAAAAACGGAACGGAAATTGATATTGACGATAATAAGCTAAAAATCAAGGTCCAAAAAAACAGTTAAGCGTATGCCTACAACGAAGAAGACTGCTAATAAAAAAACTGTGAAAGCTGCAGCAACAAAACCTGCAGCCAAGAAAGCAGCAACCGCCAAGTCTGGGACGGCCGCTAAGAAAGCAGCGCCCGCAAAGAAGGCGACTGTAACGGCAAAAGCCGTGAAAGCAGCTGGTAAAACGGCACCTAAATCAGCGGCAAAGTCTGCGGCAAAACCGGTAGCGAAAAAAACGGCTTCTGCGGCAAAGACACCTGCCAAAAAGGTACCCGCAAAAAAAACGCCTGCTAAATCAGTAGCGCCCAAGAAGGCAGCTCCTGCAAAAAGCGCGGCCACCAAAAAGGCTACGACCGCTGCATCTGCTCCTAAGAAAGCATCTGCAGCAAAACCTGTCTCTGCACCTGCTAAGGCAGTTGATAAAAAATCATCATCCAAGCAAACAAAAAGTAAAGAAAGTATATCTGTGGCAATAAAGAAACCGGTAAAGAAGAAGGTGGCACCGCTTAAAGAGGTAAAAGTACCGAAGACAAGTGTAAAGACCAGTAAACCTTATGCACCTAATTATCAGCCCCTGGAAGAAAGAAAGGCGGCCGATGGGGCTAATGAACTGATGATCCGTTATTCAGATGCGGAGCTGGAAGAGTTCAGGGTACTCATCAATAAGAAGCTGGCAGATGCCAGTCGTGAAGTAGCTTACTTACAGGGTATCATTACCCGTAAAGACGATATGGGGGGTGATGTTGACGGTCGTTATATGACCATGGAAGACGGAACCGTCAGCATGGAAAGAGAGCAGATGTCACAGATGGTCAGCCGTCAGATCTCTTTTATCGATAACCTGAAAAAGGCGCTGATCCGTATCGAGAACAAAACCTATGGTGTATGCCGGGTAACGGGTAAACTGATTGATAAGGCCCGACTGCGGGCTGTTCCGCATGCGACCTTGAGCCTGGAGGCTAAACTGGGTATCGTTAAACCAAAAGAACAGAATTAAAATTATACCAGAAAGCAGCCTGACCATTCCGGCTGCTTTTTTATTCGATTTCATTTATATTAATTATTTTATGGAAGAATTATTAAAGCGCTTAAAAGAAGAAGCTGATCTAAATGATCAGCAGGCTGCCAAGTCCATCGAAGTTGTCAAGGACTTTGTGAAGGAGAAATTTCCAATGCTCAGCGATGCTGTAGATAAGATTTTTGCCTCCAACGGTTAAAAGAGTATTGTGTTTGAAACAGAGCTGCTCCTATGTTTTGAAGTAAGCCGTCTTATGAATCAAGTGAATTATGACAGGAAAAACAGATAGTAAGCAAAAACAAGACAGACCCGTTATTCTTATTACCAATGACGATAGCATCCATGCACCTGGCATCCGGGCACTGGTGGAAGCGGTAAGTGATTTAGGAGAGGTCGTCGTAGTGGCGCCAGATAAGCCGCAAAGCGGTATGGGGCATGCCATCACTATCGGATTTCCGCTCAGACTCGTCAAAGCACAGCTTTTTGGCAACGGCGTCGAAAGTTATCACTGCTCCGGTACGCCGGTAGACTGCGTGAAGCTCGCTGTTGATAAAGTCCTGCATCGCAAACCGGATATCTGTTTGAGTGGTATTAATCACGGTGCCAATCATTCTATCAATGTGATCTATTCAGGCACGATGTCTGCGGCACTGGAAGCCAGCATCGAGGGTATACCCAGCCTGGGGTTCAGTTTGCTGGATCCTAGTGTGGAAGCTGATTTTGAAGGTGCCCGCAAATATGCCAGACTACTGGTAGAAAGTCTGTTACATAAAAAACTGGACAAACATTTATGTCTGAACGTGAATTTTCCGGCTGTACCCGCGGATCTGATCCAGGGAGTGAAGATCTGCAGGCAGGCTTATGCTAAATATGAGGAAGATTTTGAAGAGCGCAAAGACCCGACTGGAAAAAAATATTACTGGCTGACCGGTGAATTCGT containing:
- a CDS encoding helix-turn-helix domain-containing protein, encoding MDLVRMTENECLRSGMEIVYRKEYAVPGSTASSITAFALDDDWNRQDSGMLRYNTAEDGGEPTLDLRFCLTGNRYCSDTECRVCSSKNAESCVNALDTLSLFNFQFTPNYLSQFAGTGKDKSKKEHVLSFTYSTSFVKLFPVCPKQRTTLSALLERNYTGTMENIFINSKIHEILLYSMDCLIEEKNREVFTCRFLADDAGLDKIQQAKDILLENLDSPITIKELSKRVAINECYLKKGFKEVFGTTIFDFYQQQRMDHAKYLLYQKGLSVTDVAAILGYSTISHFSAAFKKQTGIKPCELLLRP
- a CDS encoding bifunctional UDP-3-O-[3-hydroxymyristoyl] N-acetylglucosamine deacetylase/3-hydroxyacyl-ACP dehydratase, which gives rise to MTQKFNQNKQHTLGNPVSISGTGLHTGAIVDMKLCPASPGFGIQFQRIDLPGQPIIKADCDLVTDTSRGTTLQVGDAKVSTVEHILAALVGMSVDNVLIELNGPEIPIMDGSAQPFIEIIESAGIQEQEAAKIWYQIDENIFHYDEEKQVEMVAMPAANGFSVTALIDFNSPVLGTQYAQLKNIRNFKTEIAPCRTFSFLHELEMLLEHNLIKGGDINNAIIIVDKPITEGEMDHLAKVFKRDKVEVQSGGYLNNLELRFPNEPARHKLLDVVGDLALIGYPIKARILAHRPGHSSNVAFAKTIKAHIKRNKHIKDVPTYDYTQPPIYTLEHIEKTLPHRYPFLLVDKIIDLTDTSIVGVKNVTFNEQFFQGHFPGNPIMPGVLQIEALAQTGGILCINMMGEGEYDTYFLKIDNCKFKQMVRPGDTLLLKMELNSPIRRGLCDMHGTVYANGKVATEADMVAQVVRRKDK
- the lpxD gene encoding UDP-3-O-(3-hydroxymyristoyl)glucosamine N-acyltransferase, producing the protein MQFTAQQIAGLINATIQGNPETVVSSFNNIEAATKGDLTFMGNPKYTEALLKTEASIVLIGKDMVPDSPIKATLLVVEDAYAAFATLLQIYQEMHVQGLKGIEEPAFVSESARLGENIYIGAFTYVNNRSSIGKNTKIYPGCYLGENVTIGENTIIYAGVKIYHDCMIGSNVIIHAGAVIGADGFGFVPDKQGIYKKIPQIGNVIIEDDVEIGANTCIDRATLTATIIRKGTKIDNLVQLAHNVEVGEHTGIAAQAGISGSTHIGKYNMIAGQVGIAGHLETPERFIATAQSGISKVSDIPGQMVGGSPAFAMRDHLKSSAIFRRLPELEKRIAELEKALSERKKD
- a CDS encoding HD domain-containing protein, with product MKKPTRKIINDPVHGFITINQPLIFKIIEHPYFQRLRRIKQMAMASLVYPGAVHTRLHHALGAYHLMCIAVSELKDKKIAITAEEELAVKCAILLHDIGHGPFSHALEHMLVRGVHHEDLSLQIMKALNEEFKGALDLTIAIFTDKYHKPFLHQLISGQLDMDRMDYLSRDSFFTGVSEGVIGYGRILKMLSVHDDQLVVEEKGIHSVEKFLIARRQMYWQVYLHKTVIAAEKMMVKILQRARYLYDSGDEQIILHSPLDYFFLEFTGEMDRASLDKFCQLDDGDIQSAIKKWSHHSDPVISRLSSNILNRKLFKCQLQGHPFDPEFILEKKEKARKKYHLTEDQVDYFVFTGDAVNTTYQIGDENILLMAKDGSVQEISLVENAIIQGALSMPVKKFYICFPKK
- the ileS gene encoding isoleucine--tRNA ligase is translated as MANKYKEFSKLDLPAVEQAMLKNWQEGKAFEKSITLREGAPSFVFYEGPPSANGMPGIHHVISRTIKDMVCRYKTMKGFQVRRKGGWDTHGLPVELGVEKELGITKEDIGKKITVEEYNKKCREAVLRYKDKWDQLTMQMGYWVDLKNPYITFDNKYIETLWWLLEKLYKKGYLYESISIQPYSPAAGTGLSSHELNQPGTYKDVKDTSATVIFNMVENEQSRALFEQSGGRPVGLMAWTTTPWTLPSNLGLTVGKNIDYALIDSFNPYTAAPIMVLVAQPLVGNYFKAEAENQDFETYQSGDKLIPWRQVASFKGKELEGVRYEQLLPFEANHTENPNAFKVMLGDFVTTEDGTGIVHTAPAFGADDYKVGQKYGIGILIMVDREGKFIDGMGHYSGRYVKDYKDAPDYVDVNVDICVELKQAGKAFKVEKYEHNYPHCWRTDKPILYYPLDAWFIKTTALKDRMVELNKTINWKPKSTGEGRFGNWLENMVDWNLSRSRFWGTPLPVWRTEDGKEERCIGSIDDLQAGIKEAADVLGGEVNVRFLNKGVLDLHKPYVDEIILLSASGKPMKRVPDLVDVWFDSGAMPFAQWHFPFENKEVFADNYPADFICEGVDQTRGWFYTLHAISAMLKEDVWEELKKDGLPVSEEKYPGLAYRTVVSNGLVLDKYGNKMSKRLGNTVDPFETIEKYSADATRWYLMTNASPWDNLKFDLAGIEEVQRKFFGTLYNTYQFFALYANLDGFSFKEAPIALEERPEIDRWILSVLHSLIEQVGTQMDDYEPTIAFRAIDSFVGEQLSNWYVRLCRRRFWKGDYEKDKISAYQTLYECLETLTRLMAPLSPFFSDELFRNLNAVTGRFTVESVHHSDFPVADSSKIDLALEERMQLAQDSASLILSLRKKENIIVRQPLQKVLIPVLDDRMQQQLSKVEDLIKSETNIKEVEYLKDDQGIIHKKIKADFKALGKRLGAKMKQVAGLIAQFSQQDIARLEKDGRLDLEVNGERIPIEKDDVVITAEDVPGWSVAGRGPLTVALDITITEDLKQEGMARIFVNRIQNIRKEEKFELTDRIQVEVLDNSKIKAALQRFNDYICSEILADKLSYVSDVKNGTEIDIDDNKLKIKVQKNS
- a CDS encoding TraR/DksA family transcriptional regulator, with translation MAIKKPVKKKVAPLKEVKVPKTSVKTSKPYAPNYQPLEERKAADGANELMIRYSDAELEEFRVLINKKLADASREVAYLQGIITRKDDMGGDVDGRYMTMEDGTVSMEREQMSQMVSRQISFIDNLKKALIRIENKTYGVCRVTGKLIDKARLRAVPHATLSLEAKLGIVKPKEQN
- the surE gene encoding 5'/3'-nucleotidase SurE; amino-acid sequence: MTGKTDSKQKQDRPVILITNDDSIHAPGIRALVEAVSDLGEVVVVAPDKPQSGMGHAITIGFPLRLVKAQLFGNGVESYHCSGTPVDCVKLAVDKVLHRKPDICLSGINHGANHSINVIYSGTMSAALEASIEGIPSLGFSLLDPSVEADFEGARKYARLLVESLLHKKLDKHLCLNVNFPAVPADLIQGVKICRQAYAKYEEDFEERKDPTGKKYYWLTGEFVNFDEKPDTDVWALANNYVSVVPVQFDLTNYKLKETLEKQLHFDA